A region from the Hippopotamus amphibius kiboko isolate mHipAmp2 chromosome 15, mHipAmp2.hap2, whole genome shotgun sequence genome encodes:
- the LOC130836822 gene encoding olfactory receptor 7G3-like produces METENKTDVTEFLLLGLSEDPELQPLLFALFLTIYLITVLGNLLIILTISSDSHLHTPMYFFLSNLSFIDVCFSTTTVPKMLVNIERRSKSISYTGCLTQVCFVLLFAGLENFLLAAMAYDRYVAICQPLRYTVIMNSHLCGLLILLSLVISSADALLHSLMVLQLSFCTDLEIPHFFCELDQVIKLACSDVHVNNILIYLVTSILGGVPLLGITFSYTQIVSSILRMPSAGGKYKAFSTCGSHLSVVSLFYGTAFGVYISSAVAHSSKKTAIASLMYTVVPPMLNPFIYSLRNRDMKQALRKLM; encoded by the coding sequence atggaaacagaaaacaaaacagatgtaACAGAATTTCTCCTCCTTGGTCTCTCAGAGGATCCAGAACTGCAGCCCCTCCTCTTTGCTCTATTCCTGACCATATACCTGATCACTGTGCTTGGGAACCTACTCATTATCCTGACCATCAGCTCTGACTCCCACCTCCatacccccatgtacttcttcctctccaacctatCCTTCATTGATGTCTGTTTCAGCACCACAACAGTCCCCAAGATGCTTGTGAACATTGAAAGACGGAGCAAATCCATCAGTTACACAGGCTGCCTCACCCAGGTTTGTTTTGTCCTGTTATTTGCAGGCTTGGAAAACTTTCTCCTTGCAGCAATGGCTTATGACCGTTATGTGGCCATCTGCCAACCACTGAGGTACACGGTCATCATGAACTCCCACCTCTGTGGCCTGTTGATTTTACTGTCCCTGGTCATTAGCAGTGCAGATGCCCTGCTCCACAGCCTGATGGTGTTGCAACTGTCCTTCTGCACAGACCTGGAAATCCCCCATTTCTTCTGTGAACTTGATCAGGTCATCAAGCTTGCATGTTCTGATGTCCACGTCAATAACATCCTGATATATTTAGTGACTAGCATATTGGGGGGTGTTCCTCTCCTTGGGATTACCTTCTCTTACACTCAAATTGTCTCCTCTATTCTGCGAATGCCATCAGCTGGTGGGAAATacaaagccttctccacctgtggaTCTCATCTCTCGgttgtttccttattttatgGGACAGCTTTTGGAGTGTATATTAGTTCTGCAGTTGCACACTCTTCCAAGAAGACTGCGATAGCCTCATTGATGTACACTGTGGTCCCTCCAATGTTGAACCCCTttatctacagcctgaggaacagagACATGAAGCAAGCCTTGAGGAAACTTATGTGA